One window of Hypanus sabinus isolate sHypSab1 chromosome 10, sHypSab1.hap1, whole genome shotgun sequence genomic DNA carries:
- the LOC132400377 gene encoding immunoglobulin lambda-1 light chain-like, producing MAEWILVLAAFVSSLFISNAEMTLTQPPSVSASPGTTVKITCTMSGGSIGSYYTSWYMQKPGSAPVLVWHGSSSRGSGIPDRFTGSTVSSSNQMHLTITNVQWQDAADYYCGAGYTSSPYTVTFGRGTKLNFNSPRKPAVSVLRPSAEEIRGQGTATLVCLVSGFNPAAVNIEWTVDGSTRRNGVETSRIQQDADNTFSASSYLTLPASDWNSHERYSCVVKHESQATPFQTNIARSSCV from the exons ATGGCTGAATGGATCCTGGTTCTTGCCGCGTTTGTGTCCTCTTTGTTCA TTTCAAACGCGGAGATGACTTTGACTCAGCCTCCGTCCGTATCGGCGTCTCCGGGTACAACCGTGAAAATCACTTGTACCATGTCAGGGGGCAGCATCGGCAGCTATTACACGAGCTGGTACATGCAGAAACCCGGCAGCGCCCCAGTTCTTGTGTGGCATGGAAGCTCCTCGAGAGGATCGGGAATTCCAGATCGATTCACCGGTTCCACAGTCTCATCGAGCAACCAAATGCATTTAACCATCACCAACGTGCAATGGCAGGACGCCGCCGATTATTACTGTGGTGCTGGGTATACTAGTAGCCCGTACACAGTCACCTTTGGGAGAGGAACCAAACTGAATTTCAATA GTCCGCGAAAACCCGCCGTATCCGTCCTCCGACCGTCTGCGGAAGAAATTCGAGGACAGGGCACCGCCACCCTCGTGTGTTTAGTGAGCGGGTTTAATCCGGCCGCTGTGAATATCGAGTGGACTGTGGACGGCAGTACGAGAAGGAATGGCGTTGAGACCAGCCGGATCCAACAGGACGCGGACAACACGTTCAGTGCGAGCAGTTACCTGACTCTGCCAGCCTCAGACTGGAACTCACACGAGCGTTACTCCTGCGTAGTTAAACACGAGTCTCAGGCAACCCCATTTCAAACAAACATCGCGCGATCCAGCTGTGTGTAA